One Pararhizobium capsulatum DSM 1112 DNA segment encodes these proteins:
- a CDS encoding CopG family ribbon-helix-helix protein: protein MTKSHGSESVTLRVPSDVVASIEAIAEATDRSRSYIIVRALKTYLLNEGADVLAAVRGRDQIEAGEYEDIDDLIADVDKIVAGQAA from the coding sequence ATGACCAAGTCGCATGGGTCGGAATCCGTAACTCTCCGCGTCCCTTCAGATGTCGTTGCGAGCATCGAGGCTATCGCTGAAGCTACCGACCGATCAAGAAGCTACATCATCGTCCGCGCTCTGAAGACGTATCTCCTCAACGAAGGGGCGGATGTGTTGGCTGCGGTTCGTGGCCGCGATCAGATCGAGGCTGGCGAGTATGAGGACATCGACGACCTCATCGCCGATGTGGACAAAATCGTTGCCGGACAGGCTGCATGA
- a CDS encoding helix-turn-helix transcriptional regulator, with the protein MFHEPDISAELTDLVYGSLFGECGWEDFLDRLATTVPNGKAALHYHDLASPVAHVPYTSGFTKDDIDQFSHHFAAVNPWIPRMGLIPVGKGLCGEDIVARDELVKSEFYNDWLKRQAGCETSIGATIIRDQTRTFILSTSTSSTDANFNRHAAEQYTTLAPHLKRAFDFVRRSDTISGEHRVGQTLFDGIGVGLFYVSEMCRARSWNKSADRMLATGVPIRMSTDGRLSLQCDRTVNALEFLTSRHGVQTEPHVSTVRGGDGTLYRVTLVRMKSDTFTEFLNGPTVAMIIETANASVQIDRGEYLRATYNLTPREVHIVSSIVSGFSLREISVAGGVSYETVRTQMKTIYSKLGVNSQSALVALIMRRLQEHR; encoded by the coding sequence ATGTTTCACGAACCCGATATTTCAGCGGAGTTAACCGATCTCGTTTACGGTAGCCTGTTCGGAGAGTGTGGATGGGAGGACTTTCTGGACCGTCTGGCGACAACCGTCCCCAACGGTAAGGCGGCTCTCCACTATCATGACTTGGCTTCGCCGGTTGCGCATGTTCCCTATACTTCAGGTTTTACCAAGGACGACATCGACCAGTTCAGCCATCATTTCGCCGCCGTCAATCCATGGATTCCGAGGATGGGCTTGATCCCGGTCGGCAAGGGATTGTGCGGCGAAGACATCGTGGCCCGCGACGAGCTCGTTAAATCCGAATTCTACAACGACTGGCTGAAACGGCAGGCTGGGTGCGAAACAAGCATTGGCGCAACGATTATTCGCGATCAAACACGCACCTTCATCCTTTCAACTTCCACCTCGTCAACCGACGCGAATTTCAATCGGCACGCCGCCGAACAATATACGACCCTCGCACCACACCTCAAACGCGCCTTCGATTTCGTACGCAGGAGCGACACCATCTCCGGCGAACACCGAGTGGGACAAACCCTGTTCGACGGCATCGGGGTCGGGCTTTTCTACGTTTCGGAGATGTGCCGCGCCCGATCCTGGAACAAATCTGCCGATCGCATGCTCGCGACGGGCGTACCCATCCGCATGTCAACAGACGGGCGTCTCAGCCTACAGTGCGATCGGACAGTCAACGCCCTTGAGTTCCTGACTTCGCGACACGGCGTCCAAACCGAGCCACATGTATCGACTGTGAGGGGCGGTGACGGCACCTTGTACCGTGTCACGCTGGTTCGGATGAAATCCGATACGTTCACCGAGTTTCTGAACGGACCGACTGTCGCGATGATCATCGAAACGGCGAATGCGTCGGTTCAAATAGACCGAGGAGAATACCTCAGGGCCACCTACAATCTGACCCCAAGAGAAGTTCACATCGTATCCAGCATTGTTTCCGGATTCTCGTTGCGCGAGATATCTGTTGCCGGCGGCGTCAGCTATGAAACCGTCAGGACCCAAATGAAGACTATCTATTCGAAATTGGGCGTGAATTCGCAGAGCGCCCTGGTCGCGCTCATTATGCGCAGACTGCAGGAGCATCGTTGA
- a CDS encoding YMGG-like glycine zipper-containing protein, with the protein MNKFIIAVGMMGILSSCTQTERGTAIGAGSGAIIGGAVSNSWEGAAIGAVAGGVVGALVGHSQEHRGYCIYRDRYGRRFEAPCR; encoded by the coding sequence ATGAATAAGTTTATCATCGCGGTTGGAATGATGGGGATTCTCTCGTCATGCACGCAAACAGAGCGAGGCACCGCAATCGGTGCAGGCTCCGGCGCAATTATTGGCGGTGCTGTCAGCAATAGCTGGGAAGGCGCGGCTATTGGCGCGGTGGCTGGTGGTGTTGTCGGCGCACTTGTTGGCCACTCCCAGGAACACCGAGGCTATTGCATTTACCGCGATCGCTATGGCCGCCGGTTCGAGGCCCCTTGCCGATAG
- a CDS encoding EAL domain-containing protein, giving the protein MKRTIRLLDRYAILVCLLAGFVAGALGIVGARAIALSIARVNLDRYTTALLARADSISQETDNALAEANYVKGVACGPSDLRHLQKIAFNARYIKDVARVVDNKLACSSLLGVVSPPFARPPPDMVTPDGDELWVNTPLVLTNKPALIVKVRNANVVIPPSAFLDLIQQPFRYSVAIVNTAKGRVMLSRGERLVDDSVLIAHKDVSADTDADLIRVACSKNHSACAVAALDRGEAIAPHSVFIIGFGALGFLLGGFLSVIGYLLRRRPKPMNARLRHALQSNQLTMVFQPIVDLHTGRMISAEALIRWTDREGRTIPPDVFVSAAEKNGTAGEITAYVLRYVSRIAGPLLRDNPELVITVNIVAADLSDPKFYEILEQIFVASGIARHQIGLELTERSVAEQDVAIAAIARLRALGHPIYLDDFGTGYSSLAQLHDLNLDVIKLDRAFTNSVGTGSVSVSIVPQVLEMATALGLRVVVEGIETDTQYSYFASAPNHCYGQGWFISKPLSYDALVAFKAEH; this is encoded by the coding sequence ATGAAGCGCACTATTCGTCTTCTCGACCGATATGCAATCCTTGTCTGCCTGCTCGCGGGCTTCGTGGCAGGGGCTCTGGGTATTGTCGGAGCGCGAGCGATCGCCCTTTCGATAGCTCGTGTCAATCTCGACCGTTATACAACCGCGCTGCTGGCGCGAGCTGACTCCATTTCTCAGGAAACCGACAACGCGCTTGCTGAAGCGAACTACGTCAAAGGAGTGGCTTGCGGGCCGAGCGACCTTAGGCATTTGCAAAAAATCGCCTTTAATGCACGGTATATCAAAGATGTGGCGCGGGTCGTCGACAACAAACTGGCATGCTCCAGTCTTCTCGGCGTTGTCTCTCCGCCCTTCGCGCGGCCCCCGCCCGATATGGTCACCCCGGACGGCGACGAACTGTGGGTCAACACACCGTTGGTTCTCACAAACAAACCCGCACTGATTGTGAAGGTTCGAAACGCGAACGTGGTAATCCCCCCCTCGGCGTTTCTCGATTTGATCCAACAGCCGTTTCGATACTCTGTCGCTATCGTCAATACCGCAAAAGGCCGTGTCATGCTTTCGCGGGGCGAACGCCTTGTCGATGACAGCGTTTTGATAGCCCACAAGGACGTTTCAGCGGATACCGACGCCGACCTCATCCGTGTCGCCTGTTCCAAGAACCATTCCGCATGCGCGGTCGCGGCTCTGGACCGGGGCGAAGCCATCGCACCGCACTCGGTCTTCATCATTGGCTTTGGGGCACTTGGCTTCCTCCTCGGCGGATTTTTGAGCGTGATCGGATATCTCCTCCGTCGCAGACCGAAGCCAATGAATGCGAGGCTCAGACACGCTTTGCAATCGAACCAATTGACCATGGTGTTTCAGCCAATTGTCGATCTGCACACCGGCCGCATGATTTCCGCAGAAGCGCTGATCCGGTGGACTGACCGCGAGGGTCGCACCATTCCTCCCGATGTTTTCGTGTCCGCCGCAGAGAAAAACGGAACCGCCGGCGAGATCACCGCCTACGTCTTGCGGTACGTGAGCCGTATAGCGGGACCCCTGCTGCGCGACAATCCTGAGCTGGTCATCACCGTGAACATCGTTGCCGCCGATTTGAGCGATCCCAAATTCTACGAAATTCTTGAGCAGATATTCGTTGCTTCAGGGATCGCAAGACATCAGATAGGCCTTGAGCTCACCGAACGCTCGGTCGCCGAGCAGGACGTCGCTATCGCGGCAATTGCCAGGCTGCGCGCACTGGGCCACCCTATTTACCTCGATGATTTCGGCACGGGATATTCGAGCCTGGCGCAGCTCCACGATCTTAACCTTGATGTCATCAAGCTGGACAGGGCGTTTACCAATAGTGTTGGCACAGGTTCGGTAAGCGTGTCGATTGTGCCGCAGGTTTTGGAGATGGCCACCGCTCTCGGCCTTCGGGTTGTTGTCGAGGGGATCGAGACCGACACCCAATATTCCTATTTTGCCTCCGCCCCAAACCACTGCTACGGACAAGGTTGGTTTATTTCCAAACCGCTCTCATACGACGCGCTAGTGGCTTTCAAAGCTGAGCATTAG
- a CDS encoding MarR family winged helix-turn-helix transcriptional regulator — MTDTPSNSDRAPPDVTGMLCFSIYSAGHAFTQLYRPLLDKLGLTYPQYLVMVTLWNRDGQNVKELGGTLFLDSSTLTPLLKRLDAAGLITRTRNPKDEREVLLHLTEEGRALSNQATAIMRCVEEALGLDAETVSSIKASIDKINNRLRG; from the coding sequence ATGACCGACACACCATCCAACTCCGACCGCGCCCCGCCAGATGTCACCGGGATGCTTTGTTTTTCCATTTATTCGGCCGGCCATGCATTCACGCAGCTCTACCGGCCATTGCTCGACAAGCTCGGCCTCACCTATCCTCAATATCTGGTCATGGTGACCCTGTGGAATCGTGACGGTCAGAATGTAAAAGAACTGGGCGGGACGCTGTTCCTCGATTCCAGTACGCTGACGCCTCTGTTGAAGCGGCTGGATGCAGCAGGGCTCATCACCCGGACGCGCAACCCAAAAGACGAGCGCGAGGTGCTGCTGCATCTGACGGAGGAAGGGCGGGCACTGAGCAACCAGGCCACCGCCATCATGCGTTGTGTTGAAGAAGCGCTTGGGCTGGATGCTGAAACAGTAAGCTCCATCAAGGCCTCAATCGATAAGATCAACAATAGGCTTCGGGGATAG
- a CDS encoding alpha/beta fold hydrolase, giving the protein MSKFAATFAVAGALLSGTAVAQPAKPTVVLVHGAFADSSSWNDVTRILQKDGYTVIAAANPLRTVSGDAAYVSAIVGSIEGPVVLVGHSYGGQVITNAARGSENVKSLVYVAAFAPEAGEAAAELAGKFPGGTLGQALAAPVKLADGGVDLSIDQAKFHDQFAHDVAADDAALMAAGQRPITEAALTEKSGDPAWKALPSYFIYGDGDKNIPAKALGFMAERAGSRHTVVVKGASHVVMVSQPQAVADLIEEAAR; this is encoded by the coding sequence ATGTCCAAGTTTGCTGCCACCTTCGCCGTTGCCGGCGCTCTGCTTTCGGGTACCGCGGTTGCCCAACCCGCCAAGCCCACTGTCGTCCTGGTTCACGGCGCCTTTGCAGACTCCTCAAGCTGGAACGACGTCACGAGGATCCTGCAGAAGGACGGCTATACCGTCATTGCCGCCGCCAATCCGCTACGCACTGTGTCAGGTGATGCTGCTTATGTTTCCGCTATCGTCGGAAGCATCGAGGGGCCGGTGGTGCTGGTCGGGCACTCTTATGGGGGCCAGGTCATCACGAACGCCGCCAGAGGCAGCGAGAATGTGAAATCACTGGTCTATGTGGCCGCATTTGCTCCAGAAGCGGGTGAAGCTGCGGCAGAGCTCGCAGGCAAGTTCCCCGGTGGCACGCTCGGGCAGGCCCTTGCTGCTCCTGTAAAGCTTGCTGATGGTGGCGTGGATCTCTCCATCGACCAAGCCAAGTTCCACGATCAGTTCGCCCATGATGTCGCAGCAGACGACGCTGCCCTGATGGCCGCGGGCCAACGCCCGATCACCGAAGCCGCCTTGACGGAGAAGTCCGGAGATCCGGCTTGGAAGGCGCTGCCATCTTACTTCATCTATGGGGATGGCGATAAGAACATCCCGGCCAAGGCACTAGGCTTCATGGCCGAACGCGCCGGCTCCAGGCACACCGTCGTCGTCAAAGGCGCATCCCACGTTGTGATGGTCTCCCAGCCCCAGGCCGTGGCCGATCTCATCGAAGAAGCTGCACGGTAG
- a CDS encoding DUF982 domain-containing protein produces MLIETEMNCSDIRWSVPVPVRTAKGRKIDVGGPQEALNVLTMDWPKDERGEHYERARKLCMAVMGRRVPAETMRDDFIEACLEAGVYSA; encoded by the coding sequence ATGCTGATCGAAACCGAGATGAACTGCAGTGATATTCGCTGGTCAGTCCCTGTGCCTGTGCGCACGGCGAAGGGCCGGAAAATTGACGTAGGCGGGCCGCAGGAGGCCTTGAACGTCCTCACGATGGACTGGCCGAAAGACGAACGCGGCGAGCACTACGAGCGAGCGCGAAAGCTTTGCATGGCGGTGATGGGCCGTCGAGTGCCGGCCGAGACGATGCGGGATGACTTTATTGAAGCATGCCTTGAGGCTGGGGTGTACTCCGCTTAG
- a CDS encoding DUF982 domain-containing protein: MVASIWDTNVEVMLECSDHFLVIKSAREAVSCLRRHWPKNKGLSYAQAKRVCLEAARGTTPNAEARAAFEAAAEEAGILRRF; this comes from the coding sequence ATGGTCGCAAGCATCTGGGATACGAATGTTGAGGTAATGCTTGAGTGCAGTGATCATTTTCTCGTCATCAAGAGTGCGAGGGAAGCTGTTTCCTGTCTGAGAAGGCATTGGCCAAAAAACAAGGGCTTGAGCTACGCCCAGGCGAAACGGGTGTGTTTGGAGGCAGCAAGGGGAACAACACCCAACGCAGAAGCGAGAGCGGCTTTCGAGGCTGCGGCCGAGGAGGCCGGTATTTTGAGACGTTTTTGA
- a CDS encoding calcium-binding protein — protein sequence MAIVQCLEATNMDQIQNLTTPQLTAATPYTFDIESRDTKTWLTANGVFTGSSGVNYAGHISAIAVDSADYGLFPNLYITTSYDMTTAAWTQLFSGGQFRIAIAVVLYGDDTFYGSAGTDRLLGSGGNDVFMTSDGADTFIGGSGTNSVNYAAAGPGLVVELEAPGYNKGAATGDVYTDIQNVIGSNFADYLYGNGFANKLQGGGGNDTLVGKTGGDTLDGGTGSDTASYDASASGVTASLLNPSVNTLEASLDTYISIENLAGGSFDDILQGNNLANTIEGNNYPNSSIIDNDRLFGLGGNDRLFGYRGNDTLTGGLGTDLLDGGLGNDVYVLEDGSDTVIDAGGIDSATSTINRSLAVGGLVAVENLTLVNVATAFNATGNNLNNVITGNPGVNALSGGNGNDTLIGGGGADALNGGSGTDRASYSTATTGVVANLTSPSNNTGDAKGDTYVSIENLSGSNFNDTLYGSAGANAISGGNGNDILRGYGGNDTLTGGAGGDRFDFRSALSATTNVDKISDFNVAADTIRLENAIFTALAAVGTLTSGAFASNSTGLAGDSSDRIIYEKDTGELYYDANGSVAGGGIHFATLSANLTLTNADFFVI from the coding sequence ATGGCTATCGTCCAGTGTCTCGAAGCGACCAACATGGACCAAATCCAGAATTTGACCACCCCGCAACTGACCGCGGCCACACCCTACACGTTCGATATCGAGTCCCGTGACACCAAGACATGGTTGACAGCGAACGGCGTCTTCACCGGCAGCAGCGGGGTCAACTACGCTGGGCATATTTCCGCGATCGCAGTCGACAGCGCCGACTACGGCCTGTTCCCGAACCTCTACATCACCACGTCGTACGACATGACGACCGCAGCATGGACGCAATTGTTCTCGGGCGGGCAGTTCCGTATCGCCATTGCAGTCGTGCTCTATGGTGATGACACTTTCTACGGTTCTGCGGGAACGGATCGCCTGCTAGGCTCTGGCGGCAACGACGTGTTCATGACCAGCGATGGTGCTGATACGTTCATCGGCGGAAGCGGAACCAATAGCGTCAACTATGCAGCAGCGGGCCCTGGCCTGGTCGTGGAACTCGAAGCGCCCGGCTACAACAAGGGTGCCGCCACTGGCGACGTCTATACCGACATCCAGAACGTCATCGGATCAAACTTTGCCGACTACCTGTATGGCAATGGCTTCGCAAACAAGTTGCAGGGTGGCGGCGGTAACGACACCTTGGTCGGCAAGACCGGAGGCGACACGCTCGACGGTGGAACCGGCAGCGACACCGCGTCCTACGATGCAAGCGCCTCCGGTGTGACCGCCAGCCTGCTCAATCCGTCCGTCAACACGCTCGAAGCGAGCCTGGACACCTACATCTCGATCGAGAACCTCGCGGGCGGCAGCTTCGACGACATCCTGCAAGGCAACAACCTTGCCAACACGATCGAGGGCAATAACTATCCCAACTCCTCGATCATCGACAATGACCGGCTGTTCGGCCTCGGCGGCAATGACAGGCTGTTCGGCTATCGCGGCAACGACACCCTCACCGGCGGCCTCGGCACCGACCTCCTCGACGGCGGCCTCGGCAACGATGTCTATGTGCTCGAAGACGGCTCAGACACGGTCATCGATGCCGGTGGTATCGACAGCGCCACATCGACGATCAACCGTTCGCTCGCCGTCGGTGGCCTTGTTGCAGTCGAGAACCTGACGCTGGTCAATGTCGCGACTGCGTTCAACGCCACCGGCAACAACCTCAACAATGTCATCACCGGCAATCCCGGCGTTAACGCGTTAAGTGGCGGCAACGGCAACGACACTTTGATCGGCGGCGGCGGAGCCGACGCTCTCAATGGCGGAAGCGGTACAGACCGCGCGTCATATTCCACGGCGACTACCGGCGTCGTTGCCAACCTGACATCTCCGTCGAACAATACTGGCGACGCGAAAGGCGACACCTACGTGTCGATTGAGAACCTTTCCGGTTCAAACTTCAATGACACCCTCTACGGCAGCGCTGGTGCCAACGCGATCAGCGGAGGCAATGGCAACGACATCCTCAGAGGCTATGGCGGCAACGATACGCTGACTGGCGGCGCCGGCGGGGACCGGTTTGACTTCAGATCGGCGCTGAGCGCGACCACGAATGTCGACAAGATCAGTGATTTCAATGTCGCCGCTGACACCATTCGCCTTGAGAACGCCATCTTCACGGCACTGGCCGCGGTGGGGACGCTTACATCCGGTGCGTTCGCGTCGAATTCGACCGGTCTTGCCGGCGACAGCAGCGACCGCATCATCTACGAAAAGGACACTGGCGAACTCTACTATGATGCCAATGGCAGCGTCGCTGGTGGGGGCATCCACTTCGCCACATTGAGCGCCAATCTGACACTCACCAACGCGGATTTCTTCGTGATCTAG
- a CDS encoding DUF982 domain-containing protein, whose translation MRDIEWNLPLRVTLPSGLVRTFSGVYEALDFLEHEWPLKHGERYERAVTACRRALCLSASSAVAREAFVAACFEAGMENIQGVIPHANNSQKGDRTP comes from the coding sequence ATGCGCGATATCGAGTGGAACCTTCCCCTCAGAGTAACCCTGCCAAGCGGTTTGGTGCGAACGTTTAGCGGCGTCTACGAAGCGCTCGATTTTCTCGAACACGAGTGGCCACTCAAGCACGGCGAGCGCTACGAGCGCGCTGTTACCGCCTGTCGCAGGGCTCTATGCCTGAGCGCGTCAAGCGCGGTTGCTCGCGAAGCTTTTGTTGCGGCCTGTTTTGAAGCAGGAATGGAGAATATCCAAGGTGTCATCCCTCACGCGAACAATTCCCAAAAAGGAGATCGTACGCCGTAG
- a CDS encoding calcium-binding protein translates to MALQIFGSNSIGSGLRADLTTADSVFVAAGVTVGSTNGTAITGTGSSHIVNIQGTVLGNFDTIVLGDDRAADSGHHLIVGSNGYIGQFSEVGYGAELSGYNTTVENNGTIWSGSIGVVISGTNAATHSTVTNTGVIDGGSYGILRTGGETLIVQNSGTIKSAGYAYVGSDAIDQITNTGKIVGTVNLGGGNDIFDTRLGTLSGTLYAEAGSDKLYGSALADTFRGGDDGDTIYGYAGNDKLYGENGNDALVGGAGADALSGGAGTDRAYYSGATTGVVVSLQSPSLNTGEAKGDTFSSIENLTGSNYNDSLFGNAGANSFSGGAGNDIIKGYAGKDALAGGSGNDTFVFDTALSAATNVDTISDYNVAADTIRLENAIFTKLTATGVLDATAFVKNTTGVAADASDRIVYETDTGKLLYDRDGNGASYAGVQFAKLAAGLAITSTDFFII, encoded by the coding sequence ATGGCCTTGCAGATATTTGGATCGAACAGCATTGGCTCCGGCCTTCGTGCCGACCTGACAACGGCGGACAGTGTGTTCGTCGCCGCAGGCGTCACTGTCGGATCGACTAATGGTACGGCAATTACGGGGACCGGGAGTTCTCATATCGTTAATATACAAGGCACGGTGCTTGGAAACTTTGACACCATCGTACTCGGTGACGACCGCGCAGCCGATAGTGGTCATCACCTGATCGTTGGAAGCAATGGCTATATCGGACAATTCAGCGAGGTCGGTTATGGGGCCGAGCTCAGTGGATACAACACCACTGTCGAAAATAACGGCACGATCTGGAGCGGTTCTATTGGGGTAGTTATATCAGGCACGAACGCGGCTACTCATTCGACCGTGACAAATACCGGCGTCATTGATGGCGGAAGCTATGGGATATTGCGTACAGGCGGAGAAACTCTGATTGTTCAAAACAGTGGAACAATCAAATCGGCCGGTTATGCCTATGTCGGCTCAGACGCCATCGACCAGATCACAAACACCGGCAAGATCGTTGGCACGGTTAATCTTGGCGGGGGCAATGACATTTTCGACACTCGGCTTGGGACGTTATCAGGCACGCTTTATGCGGAGGCGGGCTCCGACAAGCTCTACGGTAGCGCACTTGCGGACACGTTCCGCGGCGGCGACGATGGGGATACCATTTACGGCTATGCCGGCAACGACAAGCTGTATGGCGAAAATGGGAATGACGCCTTGGTGGGCGGTGCGGGTGCCGACGCACTCAGCGGCGGGGCTGGAACGGATCGCGCGTACTATTCAGGGGCGACAACCGGGGTTGTCGTCAGCCTGCAGAGCCCGTCTCTCAATACGGGTGAGGCCAAAGGCGACACCTTCAGTTCGATCGAAAACCTGACCGGCTCCAATTACAACGATAGCCTCTTCGGGAACGCGGGGGCAAACTCATTCAGCGGCGGCGCGGGAAACGATATCATCAAAGGCTATGCCGGCAAGGATGCACTCGCAGGCGGTTCGGGCAACGACACATTTGTGTTCGACACCGCGCTCAGCGCCGCCACCAATGTCGATACCATCAGCGACTACAATGTCGCTGCCGATACGATCAGGCTGGAAAACGCCATATTCACCAAACTGACGGCGACCGGCGTTCTCGACGCAACTGCCTTTGTCAAGAACACGACGGGTGTGGCTGCCGACGCATCCGACCGGATCGTCTATGAAACCGATACCGGCAAACTGCTTTACGATCGGGATGGAAACGGTGCATCCTATGCCGGCGTCCAGTTCGCGAAGCTGGCGGCGGGACTGGCAATTACCAGCACCGATTTCTTTATCATTTGA
- a CDS encoding class I SAM-dependent methyltransferase, translating to MPSSIRLFLRSNPAVYKTYGIAKYALFRAKLLLSDWRDKRAAVALGALPIPPPMLRFRVSGSFDVDQFLEVGRRGARELEVLARLGGKDLACCPAVLDFACGCGRVIRHFQDHAPEARWYGSDIDGEAIRWCKEKLGAVAGFTENDFRPPMSFDPDSFDVVYSVSLFTHLDEDDQFRWLGELARVLRKNGLLIATAHGPYTHQQLPPADLRELTAKGFLYRVGQTGRLKLDGLPDFYQTAYHTEKYIRARWSEHFEIVAYKERAMNEHQDAVVLRKKTFLLADC from the coding sequence ATGCCCAGTAGCATAAGGCTGTTTCTGCGGTCCAATCCCGCAGTTTACAAGACGTACGGTATCGCGAAGTACGCACTATTTCGAGCCAAACTCCTCTTGAGCGATTGGAGAGACAAGAGGGCGGCGGTTGCGCTGGGAGCCTTGCCGATCCCGCCGCCCATGTTGCGGTTCCGTGTCAGCGGTTCATTCGATGTCGATCAGTTCTTGGAGGTTGGGCGCCGCGGCGCACGTGAACTGGAGGTCCTAGCCCGGCTAGGGGGCAAGGATCTCGCCTGCTGCCCTGCGGTTCTCGATTTCGCGTGCGGCTGCGGACGGGTTATCCGACACTTCCAGGACCACGCGCCCGAGGCCCGCTGGTACGGATCCGACATTGACGGTGAAGCAATCCGGTGGTGCAAGGAAAAGCTTGGCGCTGTCGCCGGCTTTACCGAGAACGACTTTCGACCTCCGATGTCGTTCGACCCCGACAGTTTTGATGTCGTCTACTCCGTTTCGCTCTTTACGCACCTGGACGAGGACGATCAGTTCCGCTGGCTGGGCGAATTGGCGCGTGTTCTGAGGAAGAATGGCTTGCTTATTGCGACTGCTCACGGCCCCTACACGCATCAGCAATTGCCTCCCGCTGACTTGCGAGAGCTTACGGCTAAAGGTTTCCTCTACCGGGTAGGCCAAACGGGCAGACTAAAGCTCGACGGGCTGCCAGATTTTTACCAGACTGCCTATCACACGGAGAAATATATCCGCGCACGCTGGAGCGAGCATTTTGAAATCGTAGCCTACAAAGAGCGAGCGATGAACGAGCATCAGGATGCCGTTGTGCTTAGAAAGAAGACCTTTCTCTTAGCAGACTGTTGA